The following are encoded in a window of Leeia aquatica genomic DNA:
- a CDS encoding amino acid ABC transporter ATP-binding protein — protein sequence MIDIKNISKWYGQFQVLTDCTTSIKKGEVVVVCGPSGSGKSTLIKCVNALEPFQKGEIIVDGTSVGAKGTNLPKLRSRVGMVFQHFELFPHLTITENLMLAQVKVLGRSKDEAKTKGLALLERVGLSAHAAKYPAQLSGGQQQRVAIARALSMDPIVMLFDEPTSALDPEMVNEVLDVMVQLAQEGMTMMCVTHEMGFAKKVASRVIFMDQGRIIEDCAKDEFFGDLSARSERAQGFLSKIHH from the coding sequence ATGATTGATATCAAGAACATTTCCAAATGGTATGGCCAGTTTCAGGTACTGACCGACTGCACCACCAGCATCAAGAAAGGTGAGGTGGTGGTGGTCTGCGGCCCCAGCGGCTCCGGTAAATCGACCCTCATCAAGTGCGTCAATGCGCTCGAGCCTTTCCAGAAGGGCGAGATCATTGTGGACGGCACCTCGGTCGGCGCCAAGGGGACTAACCTGCCGAAGCTGCGCAGCCGCGTCGGTATGGTGTTCCAGCACTTTGAGCTGTTCCCGCACCTGACCATTACCGAAAACCTGATGCTGGCACAGGTCAAGGTGCTGGGCCGCAGCAAGGATGAGGCCAAAACCAAAGGCCTGGCCTTGCTGGAGCGGGTGGGCCTGAGCGCCCACGCCGCCAAGTATCCGGCGCAGCTGTCCGGCGGGCAGCAGCAACGGGTGGCGATTGCCCGCGCCTTGTCGATGGACCCGATCGTCATGCTGTTTGACGAACCGACCTCCGCGCTGGACCCGGAAATGGTGAACGAAGTGCTGGACGTGATGGTTCAGCTGGCGCAAGAAGGCATGACCATGATGTGCGTGACCCACGAAATGGGCTTCGCCAAAAAGGTCGCCAGCCGGGTGATCTTCATGGATCAGGGCCGCATCATCGAAGATTGTGCCAAAGATGAGTTCTTTGGCGACCTGTCAGCCCGCTCCGAACGGGCACAGGGCTTCCTGTCCAAGATCCACCACTAA
- the ggt gene encoding gamma-glutamyltransferase: MNRPVRFFQLSLISAVLGSSLLWSTPARSDAVAPEAASGWTSKAPVTGQKMMLVTANPLATEAGMAVLRRGGSVIDAAIAAQAMLGLTEPQSSGVGGGAFLVHFDGGKVTTFDGRETAPAAAKPERFLDQTGKAMSFYDAVVGGRSVGVPGAIAALELAHKRYGKLPWNSLFDDAIRRAEEGFPISPRLYTLLKGENYLKLAEPARSYFYQADGSPKSQGSLLRNSEYAATLREIAKRGSAALYSGPIAEDMLKAISSHPSNPGDMTLADLQAYRAKERAPVCGSYRSFSICGMGAPSSGGIAVLQMLKLMERFPLASQQPLSVESGHLFAEAGRLAFADRGKYLGDPDFVPVPTAGLLDPAYLTQRSQLIDPTKSMGKANPGTPPGAVVALGKDNAIELPSTSHIVAVDKEGHALSMTTTIEDAFGSRIMVRGFLLNNQLTDFSFSPTDNGQPVANRVEPGKRPRSSMSPVLVFDSSGQLYAAAGSPGGSNIINYVAQTLVGLLDWKLDPQQAVSMPHYGNRNGATELEKDQKLEGLAEQLKAKGHEVKLIEMTSGLSAIVRTSKGWVGGADPRREGVVAAE; the protein is encoded by the coding sequence GTGAACCGTCCTGTCCGTTTCTTCCAGCTATCCTTGATCAGTGCCGTGCTCGGCAGCAGCCTGCTGTGGTCTACCCCGGCGCGGTCTGACGCCGTTGCCCCCGAAGCCGCCTCTGGCTGGACCAGTAAAGCCCCGGTCACCGGCCAGAAGATGATGCTGGTCACGGCCAACCCGCTGGCGACCGAGGCCGGCATGGCCGTATTGCGCCGTGGCGGCAGTGTGATTGATGCCGCCATCGCGGCACAGGCCATGCTGGGCCTGACCGAGCCGCAATCCTCCGGCGTCGGTGGCGGTGCCTTTCTGGTGCATTTTGATGGCGGCAAGGTGACCACCTTTGATGGTCGCGAAACCGCCCCCGCAGCCGCCAAGCCGGAGCGTTTTCTCGACCAGACGGGCAAGGCGATGTCCTTCTACGATGCGGTAGTGGGTGGTCGCTCGGTTGGCGTCCCCGGTGCCATTGCGGCACTGGAGCTGGCGCACAAGCGCTATGGCAAGCTACCGTGGAACAGCCTGTTTGACGACGCCATCCGCCGCGCAGAAGAAGGCTTCCCCATCTCGCCGCGCCTGTATACTCTGCTGAAAGGGGAAAACTACCTCAAGCTGGCGGAGCCCGCCCGCAGCTATTTCTATCAGGCCGATGGTAGCCCCAAATCTCAGGGCAGCCTGCTGCGCAATTCGGAATATGCGGCCACCCTGCGCGAGATTGCCAAGCGCGGCTCGGCTGCGCTGTACAGTGGCCCGATTGCCGAAGACATGCTCAAGGCCATCAGCAGCCACCCGAGCAACCCGGGCGACATGACGCTGGCCGACCTGCAAGCTTACCGCGCCAAGGAGCGCGCGCCAGTATGCGGCAGCTACCGCAGCTTTAGCATTTGCGGCATGGGCGCACCCAGCTCCGGTGGCATTGCGGTGCTGCAGATGCTCAAGCTGATGGAGCGCTTCCCACTGGCCAGCCAGCAGCCGCTCTCCGTCGAATCCGGCCACCTGTTTGCCGAAGCCGGGCGGCTGGCGTTTGCGGACCGTGGCAAGTATCTGGGCGACCCGGATTTTGTTCCTGTTCCGACGGCAGGCCTGCTGGACCCGGCTTACCTGACCCAGCGCAGCCAGCTGATTGACCCGACCAAGAGCATGGGCAAGGCCAACCCCGGCACTCCACCCGGCGCAGTGGTGGCGCTGGGCAAGGACAATGCCATCGAGCTGCCCTCTACCAGCCATATTGTGGCGGTAGACAAGGAGGGGCATGCCCTGTCGATGACCACCACCATTGAGGATGCCTTCGGCAGCCGCATCATGGTGCGTGGCTTCTTGCTCAACAACCAGCTGACCGACTTCTCCTTCAGCCCCACCGACAACGGTCAGCCGGTCGCCAACCGGGTAGAACCCGGCAAGCGCCCACGCAGTTCGATGTCGCCCGTGCTGGTGTTCGATTCGTCAGGACAGCTTTACGCAGCAGCCGGTTCGCCCGGCGGCTCCAACATCATCAACTATGTCGCGCAGACGCTGGTCGGCCTGCTGGACTGGAAGCTGGACCCGCAACAAGCGGTTTCCATGCCGCACTATGGCAACCGCAATGGCGCCACCGAGCTGGAAAAGGACCAGAAGCTGGAAGGGCTGGCCGAGCAGCTGAAGGCCAAAGGCCATGAGGTCAAGCTGATCGAGATGACCAGTGGCCTCTCTGCCATTGTCCGTACCAGCAAGGGCTGGGTTGGTGGTGCCGACCCGCGGCGGGAAGGCGTAGTCGCTGCCGAGTAA
- a CDS encoding MgtC/SapB family protein codes for MTFLLHALLALLLGSLIGAERQWRHRLAGLKTNALVCVGATLFVGATPFFSGEPGSSRIAAQVVTGIGFLGAGVMFRDGITIKGLNTAATLWCAAAVGVLCGSGAWREASAATAVIVLANIVLHRVAVQMDMSMGLSEASNSRYQLRVRLPLTGLVECRQQLLRQAETLQLRILSLQDSSDAERGELTVVLQAEQANFQVIERLARSLQKLGARCDWTSLSQG; via the coding sequence ATGACCTTTTTGTTGCACGCCCTGCTGGCCTTGCTGCTGGGCTCCCTGATTGGTGCCGAGCGGCAGTGGCGGCACCGGCTGGCCGGTTTGAAAACCAATGCGCTGGTGTGTGTCGGCGCAACTCTGTTTGTCGGTGCGACGCCGTTCTTCAGCGGTGAGCCGGGTAGCAGCCGCATTGCGGCGCAAGTGGTGACCGGCATTGGTTTTCTGGGGGCCGGGGTGATGTTCCGCGACGGCATCACCATCAAGGGGCTGAACACCGCGGCGACGCTGTGGTGTGCCGCTGCCGTCGGTGTGCTGTGCGGCAGCGGTGCCTGGCGTGAGGCATCGGCTGCCACGGCGGTGATTGTGCTGGCCAATATTGTGCTGCACCGGGTCGCGGTGCAGATGGACATGTCGATGGGGCTGAGTGAAGCCAGCAACAGCCGTTACCAATTGAGGGTACGGCTGCCGCTGACGGGCTTGGTCGAATGCCGCCAGCAATTGCTGCGGCAGGCCGAGACACTGCAGCTGCGCATCCTTTCCCTGCAGGACAGCAGTGATGCCGAGCGGGGAGAGCTCACGGTGGTATTGCAGGCCGAGCAAGCCAATTTCCAGGTGATCGAACGGCTGGCGCGCAGCCTGCAGAAGCTGGGTGCGCGCTGTGACTGGACCAGCCTGAGTCAAGGCTGA
- a CDS encoding MGMT family protein — translation MTPHTAILQVVATIPCGRVASYGQVALLAGLPRRARLVGKVLQDACDPDLPWHRVVNAAGRISPRGLDGSDELQRVLLEAEGVVFSTSGRIDLRQFGWGTAS, via the coding sequence TTGACGCCTCACACGGCCATCCTGCAGGTGGTGGCCACCATCCCCTGCGGGCGAGTGGCCAGCTATGGCCAGGTCGCCCTGCTCGCCGGTTTGCCGCGGCGTGCTCGCCTGGTCGGCAAGGTGTTGCAGGATGCCTGTGATCCAGACCTGCCCTGGCACCGGGTGGTCAATGCGGCAGGCCGCATCAGCCCGCGCGGGCTGGACGGCAGTGACGAGCTGCAACGCGTGCTTCTGGAAGCGGAAGGGGTGGTGTTCTCCACCAGTGGCCGCATCGACCTGCGGCAGTTTGGCTGGGGCACCGCAAGCTAG
- the ilvD gene encoding dihydroxy-acid dehydratase, which produces MPQYRSRTSTAGRNMAGARALWRATGMQDADFEKPIIAIANSFTQFVPGHVHLQNLGQLVAREIEKAGGVAKEFNTIAVDDGIAMGHGGMLYSLPSRDLIADSVEYMVNAHTADALVCISNCDKITPGMLMAALRLNIPVVFVSGGPMEAGKVNWNGGVRKLDLVDAMVEAADSKVSDADVASIERSACPTCGSCSGMFTANSMNCLTEALGLSLPGNGSTLATHGDRKQLFLQAGRLIVELAKRYYEQDDASVLPRNIATQAAFENAMSLDVAMGGSTNTVLHLLAAAHEAGVPFNMQDIDRISRRVPCLSKVAPATQKYHMEDVHRAGGVMGILGELDRAGLIQREVPTVHSPSMGEALNRFDIMRDSCSDDTRTFYRAAPGGVATTIAFSQSMRYPDLDNDRANGCIRSREHAYSQDGGLAVLYGNIAEDGCIVKTAGVDESILCFTGRARIFESQDAAVAAILGDQIVAGDVVVIRYEGPKGGPGMQEMLYPTSYLKSKGLGKACALLTDGRFSGGTSGLSIGHASPEAAEGGAIGLVEEGDTIEINIPQRTIHLAVPEATLAARRQAMDAKGKAGWKPLNRERTVSAALRAYAAMTTSAATGAVRDVSQVEK; this is translated from the coding sequence ATGCCGCAATACCGTTCCCGTACTTCCACCGCTGGTCGCAACATGGCCGGAGCACGTGCCCTGTGGCGCGCCACCGGCATGCAGGATGCCGATTTCGAAAAGCCGATCATCGCCATCGCCAACTCCTTTACCCAGTTTGTGCCGGGTCATGTGCATCTGCAGAACCTGGGTCAGCTGGTGGCGCGCGAGATTGAAAAAGCAGGCGGGGTCGCCAAAGAGTTCAATACCATCGCCGTGGATGATGGTATTGCCATGGGCCATGGCGGCATGCTGTACAGCCTGCCCAGCCGTGACCTGATTGCCGACTCGGTTGAGTACATGGTCAATGCGCATACCGCAGACGCGCTGGTGTGTATTTCCAATTGCGACAAGATCACCCCCGGCATGCTGATGGCGGCGCTGCGGCTGAATATTCCGGTGGTGTTCGTGTCAGGCGGCCCGATGGAGGCCGGCAAGGTCAACTGGAATGGAGGTGTACGCAAGCTGGACTTGGTGGATGCCATGGTCGAGGCTGCCGACAGCAAGGTGAGCGATGCCGACGTGGCCAGCATCGAGCGCTCGGCCTGTCCGACCTGCGGCTCCTGCTCCGGCATGTTCACCGCCAACTCGATGAACTGCCTGACCGAGGCGCTGGGCCTCAGCCTGCCGGGCAATGGCTCCACGCTGGCCACCCACGGCGACCGCAAGCAATTGTTCCTGCAGGCGGGTCGCCTGATTGTGGAGCTGGCCAAGCGCTACTATGAGCAGGACGATGCCTCGGTACTGCCGCGCAATATCGCCACCCAGGCGGCGTTCGAGAATGCCATGAGCCTGGACGTGGCCATGGGTGGCTCCACCAACACCGTGCTGCACCTGCTGGCGGCGGCTCATGAAGCCGGTGTGCCGTTCAACATGCAGGATATTGACCGCATTTCACGCCGGGTGCCCTGCCTGAGCAAGGTGGCCCCTGCCACGCAGAAGTACCATATGGAAGATGTGCACCGTGCCGGTGGCGTGATGGGCATTCTGGGTGAACTCGATCGCGCTGGGCTGATCCAGCGCGAGGTGCCAACCGTGCACAGCCCGAGCATGGGCGAGGCGCTGAACCGCTTTGACATCATGCGTGACAGCTGCAGTGACGACACCCGTACCTTCTACCGTGCTGCCCCGGGCGGAGTGGCGACCACCATCGCCTTCTCGCAGTCGATGCGTTACCCCGATCTGGACAATGACCGTGCTAACGGCTGTATCCGTAGCCGTGAGCATGCCTACAGTCAGGACGGTGGTCTGGCCGTGCTGTACGGCAATATTGCGGAAGACGGCTGCATCGTCAAAACCGCCGGGGTGGACGAGTCCATCCTCTGCTTTACCGGCCGTGCCCGTATTTTCGAGAGCCAGGATGCGGCAGTGGCGGCCATTCTGGGTGACCAGATCGTGGCCGGTGATGTGGTGGTGATCCGCTATGAAGGCCCCAAGGGTGGCCCCGGCATGCAGGAAATGCTGTACCCGACCAGTTACCTGAAGTCCAAAGGGCTGGGCAAGGCGTGCGCGCTGTTGACCGATGGCCGCTTCTCGGGCGGGACCTCGGGTCTCTCCATTGGTCACGCCAGTCCGGAAGCCGCCGAAGGTGGCGCCATTGGTCTGGTGGAAGAGGGGGATACCATCGAGATCAACATTCCGCAGCGGACCATACACCTGGCCGTGCCGGAAGCCACGTTGGCGGCGCGGCGACAAGCGATGGACGCCAAGGGCAAGGCGGGCTGGAAACCGCTCAACCGTGAGCGTACCGTCTCGGCTGCGCTGCGCGCCTACGCGGCGATGACCACCAGCGCTGCGACTGGCGCGGTGCGCGATGTCTCCCAGGTCGAAAAATAA
- the lgt gene encoding prolipoprotein diacylglyceryl transferase gives MLNHADLGFQPIAFQVGPLAVHWYGLMYFTAFLLFLGLGRLRLRQMKHLELTSRDLDDLLFYGALGVILGGRLGYVLFYKFSDYLTQPLNIFKVWEGGMSFHGGMLGVFLATLLFARKKKLTWLTVTDFIAPTVPMGLMVGRFGNFINGELWGRVASAELPWAMLFPGARSDDASYLMAHPEWNTFFAQYGSLPRHPSQLYEMALEGLLLFILLWLYARKARPTGAVSALFMIGYGSFRFIAEFAREPDNFLGLLRFSLSMGQWLSLPMVLIGLWMWWASHNQKPGRRMVR, from the coding sequence ATGCTCAATCACGCCGACCTCGGATTCCAGCCGATCGCGTTTCAGGTAGGCCCGCTTGCCGTTCACTGGTACGGGCTGATGTACTTTACAGCTTTCCTGCTATTTCTCGGCCTCGGGCGGCTACGCCTGCGCCAGATGAAGCATCTGGAGCTGACATCCCGCGACCTGGACGACCTGCTGTTCTACGGCGCGCTGGGAGTTATCCTCGGCGGGCGGCTGGGCTATGTGCTGTTCTACAAGTTTTCCGACTATCTGACCCAGCCCCTGAATATTTTCAAAGTGTGGGAAGGCGGCATGTCTTTCCACGGTGGCATGCTGGGTGTGTTCCTCGCCACCTTGCTGTTTGCCCGCAAGAAGAAGCTGACCTGGCTGACGGTGACCGACTTCATCGCCCCGACCGTGCCCATGGGCCTGATGGTGGGGCGCTTTGGCAACTTCATCAATGGTGAACTGTGGGGCCGGGTGGCGTCGGCAGAGCTGCCCTGGGCGATGTTGTTCCCCGGTGCGCGCAGCGATGACGCCAGCTACCTGATGGCACACCCGGAGTGGAATACATTCTTTGCGCAATATGGCAGCCTGCCGCGCCACCCCTCGCAACTGTATGAAATGGCGCTGGAAGGCCTGCTGCTGTTCATCCTGCTGTGGCTGTACGCCCGCAAAGCACGTCCGACTGGTGCTGTGTCCGCACTGTTCATGATCGGCTATGGCAGCTTCCGCTTCATTGCCGAGTTTGCCCGTGAACCGGACAACTTCCTTGGCCTGTTGCGATTTAGCCTGTCCATGGGCCAATGGCTGTCCTTGCCGATGGTGTTGATCGGCCTGTGGATGTGGTGGGCGTCACACAATCAGAAGCCGGGACGACGCATGGTCCGGTGA
- a CDS encoding 6-pyruvoyl trahydropterin synthase family protein, with translation MLIRKKFGFESAHIVRNCSSDRCRRSIHGHSYKVEVLLEAHALDHGQMVYDFGLMKGSIRDLVDAFDHAVTYWDRDEADYIDLCQRFSARWIAMPVSPSAEQFSRVFFVMIDALLQQTVMVNGEADVKLHSIIAHETETGYAQCFREDAYNPRMGTIRLQDIVFSDQVKAEWHDPQLYDKLLAGAQFVNPAVTLQVHTQDDD, from the coding sequence ATGCTGATACGCAAGAAATTCGGTTTTGAGAGTGCGCACATCGTGCGCAATTGTTCCAGCGACCGCTGCCGTCGCTCCATTCATGGCCACAGCTACAAGGTGGAAGTGCTGCTGGAGGCGCACGCGCTGGATCATGGCCAGATGGTGTACGACTTCGGGCTGATGAAGGGCAGTATCCGTGATCTGGTGGATGCGTTTGATCACGCGGTCACCTATTGGGATCGTGACGAGGCCGACTACATCGACCTGTGCCAGCGCTTCTCGGCACGCTGGATTGCCATGCCGGTATCGCCGAGCGCCGAGCAGTTCAGCCGGGTGTTTTTCGTGATGATTGATGCGCTGCTGCAGCAGACGGTGATGGTCAACGGGGAGGCCGATGTGAAGCTGCACTCCATCATCGCCCATGAGACGGAAACTGGCTATGCACAATGCTTCCGTGAAGACGCCTACAACCCGCGCATGGGCACCATCCGCCTGCAGGACATCGTGTTCTCAGACCAGGTGAAAGCCGAATGGCATGACCCGCAGCTTTACGACAAGTTGTTGGCCGGGGCGCAATTCGTGAATCCGGCCGTGACCTTGCAAGTACATACTCAAGACGACGACTGA
- a CDS encoding pyrimidine 5'-nucleotidase, translating to MAEWLWIFDLDNTLHDAGSQIFPRISLEMSRYLQRHLGLDEQGAQALRDRYWKHYGATLRGLIRHHGVDSAHFLRETHPLHELLDCLQHEPGLPRHLARLRGRKVLFSNAPRHYVDGILQRAGIERQFESVWGIEDVRLQPKPAPSGYRRIMQQLAVSPGSMIMVEDSLDNLRTAKRLGMRTVWISRARHRPAFVDAVVRNIAALTRVGWVRRGPQEASC from the coding sequence ATGGCAGAGTGGTTGTGGATCTTTGATCTGGACAATACCCTGCATGATGCCGGTAGCCAGATTTTCCCGCGCATCAGTCTGGAAATGTCGCGCTACCTGCAGCGCCATCTGGGGCTGGATGAGCAAGGGGCGCAGGCCCTGCGTGACCGCTACTGGAAACACTATGGGGCGACCTTGCGTGGCCTGATCCGGCATCATGGCGTGGATTCGGCGCATTTTCTGCGCGAAACCCACCCCTTGCACGAGCTGCTGGATTGCCTGCAGCATGAGCCGGGCCTGCCACGCCACCTGGCGCGGCTGCGCGGACGCAAGGTGCTGTTCAGCAATGCGCCCCGGCATTATGTGGATGGTATCTTGCAGCGGGCTGGAATCGAGCGGCAGTTTGAGTCGGTGTGGGGCATTGAGGATGTGCGGCTGCAGCCCAAACCTGCGCCGTCGGGCTATCGCCGCATCATGCAGCAGCTGGCGGTATCACCTGGCAGCATGATCATGGTGGAAGACAGTCTGGATAACCTGCGCACCGCCAAGCGGCTGGGCATGCGCACGGTGTGGATCAGCCGCGCCCGTCACCGCCCGGCCTTTGTCGATGCGGTGGTGCGAAATATTGCGGCCCTGACCCGGGTCGGCTGGGTGCGGCGCGGACCGCAGGAGGCATCATGCTGA
- the argB gene encoding acetylglutamate kinase, translating into MDTPNIDAQQKAGILAEALPYIRRFADKTIVIKYGGNAMTDPQLKEGFAQDVVLLKLVGMNPVVVHGGGPQINDLLARVGKQGEFVQGMRVTDAETMDIVEMVLGGLVNKEIVSLINKHGGRAVGLTGKDGDMIRARKLYLPDEQNDTPLDIGQVGEVADINPELVALLDSGDFIPVIAPVGVGEQGEAYNINADLVAGKLAETLGAEKLILMTNTPGVLDKQGNLLTGLTPSRVDELVADGTLSGGMLPKISSALDAARAGVPSVHIIDGRVKHALLLEILTDAGVGTMIRAR; encoded by the coding sequence ATGGACACCCCGAACATTGATGCCCAGCAAAAAGCCGGCATTCTGGCAGAGGCGCTGCCGTATATCCGCCGCTTTGCGGACAAGACCATTGTCATTAAGTACGGTGGCAATGCGATGACCGATCCGCAGCTGAAAGAAGGCTTTGCCCAGGACGTGGTACTGCTGAAGCTGGTGGGCATGAACCCGGTGGTGGTGCACGGCGGCGGGCCGCAGATTAACGATCTGCTGGCGCGTGTGGGCAAGCAGGGCGAGTTTGTGCAGGGCATGCGGGTGACCGATGCCGAGACCATGGACATTGTGGAAATGGTACTGGGTGGACTGGTCAATAAAGAGATTGTCAGCCTCATCAACAAGCATGGTGGACGTGCAGTCGGCCTGACCGGCAAGGATGGCGACATGATCCGTGCCCGCAAGCTTTACCTGCCGGATGAGCAAAACGACACCCCGCTGGACATTGGTCAGGTGGGCGAAGTGGCCGATATCAATCCGGAACTGGTGGCCTTGCTAGACAGCGGCGATTTCATCCCGGTGATTGCGCCGGTGGGGGTGGGTGAGCAAGGCGAAGCCTACAATATCAATGCCGATCTGGTAGCGGGCAAGCTGGCGGAAACGTTGGGCGCAGAAAAACTGATCCTGATGACCAATACGCCAGGGGTGCTCGACAAGCAGGGCAATCTGCTGACCGGCCTGACGCCATCACGCGTGGATGAGCTGGTGGCGGATGGCACCCTGTCCGGCGGCATGCTGCCGAAGATCAGCTCGGCACTGGACGCGGCGCGTGCGGGTGTGCCCTCGGTGCACATCATTGATGGCCGAGTGAAACATGCGCTGCTGCTGGAAATCCTGACCGACGCCGGGGTCGGCACCATGATCCGGGCACGCTGA
- the leuA gene encoding 2-isopropylmalate synthase yields MQSAVHKYPPQPVLALPDRQWPNRQLTHPPIWCSSDLRDGNQALANPMNGHTKLRLFRLLVAMGFKEIEVAFPSASQTDFDFVRQLITEGEVPDDVTLMVITQARGELIERTFDALQGARRAIVHLYNPTAPLWRKVVYGKDKGGILDLAVTAAQQIHQRASRHPETEWVFQYSPETFSATEPEFARDICNAVLDIWQPTPQHKAIINLPATVELSSPNVYADQIEWMHRHLHGRDSVVLSVHPHNDRGCAVAAAELAQLAGAERVEGCLFGNGERTGNVDLVTLAMNLYSQGIDPGLDFSDIDHIRDTVSDCIQLLVHPRHPYAGELVYTAFSGSHQDAIKKGFAAQDREGPWAVPYLPIDPQDVGRSYEAVIRVNSQSGKGGSAWLLQECHGLQLPRAWQVEFSQTVQQHSDHSGVEVDSHTLWQLFQQQYLSAGRFQLLGSSPALLAGAAGEPLLQFQVQDGEQPLSLSAEGNGPLDALVNALSRHLDCTLDILDFHEHARSEGRAADAVAFVALSVDGQQRLGASIHSDSLQAALRAVFSALNRC; encoded by the coding sequence ATGCAGTCTGCTGTACACAAGTACCCCCCCCAACCCGTCTTGGCCTTACCGGATCGGCAATGGCCCAACCGCCAGCTGACCCACCCGCCGATCTGGTGCAGTTCTGACCTGCGCGATGGTAATCAAGCGCTGGCCAACCCAATGAACGGCCACACCAAACTGCGGCTGTTCCGCCTGCTGGTGGCCATGGGTTTCAAAGAAATTGAAGTGGCGTTTCCCAGCGCCTCGCAGACCGATTTCGACTTTGTCCGCCAACTGATTACCGAGGGCGAAGTGCCGGACGATGTCACCCTGATGGTAATTACCCAAGCACGAGGTGAGCTGATCGAACGCACTTTCGACGCGCTGCAGGGTGCGCGCCGCGCCATCGTACACCTGTACAACCCGACCGCCCCGCTGTGGCGCAAAGTGGTGTACGGCAAGGACAAGGGCGGCATTCTGGATCTGGCGGTAACGGCGGCGCAGCAGATCCACCAGCGCGCGTCCCGTCACCCGGAAACCGAGTGGGTGTTCCAGTACTCGCCAGAGACCTTCAGTGCTACCGAACCCGAATTTGCCCGCGACATCTGCAATGCGGTGCTGGACATCTGGCAGCCCACCCCGCAGCACAAGGCCATCATCAACCTGCCCGCCACGGTGGAACTGAGCAGCCCCAATGTCTACGCCGACCAGATCGAGTGGATGCACCGTCATCTGCACGGGCGCGACAGCGTGGTGCTGTCGGTTCACCCGCATAATGACCGGGGCTGCGCGGTTGCCGCCGCCGAACTGGCCCAGCTGGCCGGGGCCGAGCGGGTGGAAGGCTGCCTGTTTGGCAATGGTGAGCGCACCGGCAATGTCGACCTGGTGACGCTGGCGATGAACCTGTACAGCCAGGGCATTGATCCCGGCCTCGATTTTTCGGACATCGACCATATCCGCGACACGGTGTCCGATTGCATCCAGCTGCTGGTGCATCCGCGCCACCCCTACGCCGGCGAGCTGGTCTACACCGCTTTTTCCGGTTCGCATCAGGACGCCATCAAGAAGGGATTTGCCGCGCAGGACCGCGAAGGGCCGTGGGCGGTACCGTATTTGCCGATTGACCCACAGGATGTGGGCCGCAGCTATGAAGCGGTGATTCGAGTCAACAGTCAGTCCGGCAAAGGCGGCAGCGCCTGGCTGCTGCAAGAATGCCACGGTCTGCAGCTACCCCGTGCCTGGCAGGTGGAATTCAGCCAGACGGTACAACAGCACAGCGACCACAGTGGCGTGGAAGTGGACAGCCATACACTGTGGCAATTGTTCCAGCAGCAGTATCTGTCCGCCGGACGCTTCCAGCTGCTGGGCAGCTCGCCCGCTTTGCTTGCGGGAGCGGCAGGTGAACCGCTGCTGCAGTTTCAGGTGCAAGATGGCGAGCAGCCCCTTAGCCTCAGCGCTGAAGGCAATGGCCCGCTCGACGCACTGGTGAACGCCCTGTCCCGCCATCTCGACTGCACACTGGACATCCTCGACTTCCACGAGCATGCCCGCAGCGAGGGTCGTGCAGCGGACGCGGTAGCGTTTGTGGCCCTGTCGGTGGATGGACAGCAGCGCCTCGGTGCCAGCATTCACAGCGACAGTCTGCAAGCGGCCCTGCGGGCGGTTTTCAGTGCGCTGAACCGATGCTGA